Sequence from the Argentina anserina chromosome 7, drPotAnse1.1, whole genome shotgun sequence genome:
GGTAAACCAGACACCTCATACTCTGTATTCCGTCAAATGCTAGAGAGGGACGTCGTGTCTTGGACCTCAATGATAACTTCTTATGCACGAGCATCAAGGATGGATGATGCTTTTTGGGTATTTAATGGTATGCCGTCTAAGAACACTGTTTCTTGGACTGCTTTAATTTCAGGTTTCGTACAAAGCCGGCGTGGTAATGATGCATTGGACCTTTTCCAGAAAATGCTGGAAGAGAGGTACCAGCCTAGCACAGTTACATATGTTAGCATTTTGAGTGCTTGTGCAGATTTAGCACTTAATGGAAGAGGTAAGCAGATTCATGGGCATATCATTAGAAGTTATAATGGAAGCTACTTGTCCGATGTATTTATTTGTAATGCTCTAGTTGACATGTACAGCAAATGTGGAGACATCAAAtcgggaaaaacattgtttGAAATGGTTGATGAGAAGGATGTAGTCTCTTGGAACTCTTTAATTACTGGATTTGCTCAGAACGGGCTGGGAAAGGAGTCGCTTCTTGTTTTTAAGAGGATGGTAGAAGAAAATATAAAGCCTACTTGTGTGACTTTTCTTTTAGTATTATCTGCTTGTAGCCACACTGGTTTAGTTTCTGAAGGACTTCAAATTCTGCACTTAATGGAACAGGGTTATGGTATTAAACCGAGGTCAAGCCACTATGCAATTGTGATTGATTTACTCGGGAGGAAAAATAAACTGAAGGAAGCAATGGAGTTAATTGAGAGAGCTCCTAATAAATCAGATCATATTGGGATGTGGGGTGCACTTTTGGCTGCTTGTCGAGTCCATGGTAACTTGGCCTTGGCTAAGAGGGCTGGAGAAGCTCTGTTTGAGTTGGATCCCAACAATGGTGCAAGATATGTTATGTTATCAAATATTTATGCCGCAGCTGGTGGATGGACTGATGCCCATAGGGTCAGAAGGCTCATGGAAGAAAGAGGTTTGAAAAAAGGGTCGGCTTATAGTTTGATCGAGCTGAGGAATGCAAGGCATGAGTTTGTAGTGAAAGACAAGGTCCAGTGTCAGACAGGAGAGATGAATGATATGATTGGTAAATTAGCAGACCATATGAAGGATGTAGGTAATCTTCCTTACCTTTACAGCCATTTGTCTGAGGATAATGGTTATTCCTTTCAATAAGGGAACCAATTGATTATCGTGAAGGCCGAAGCATGCCATTGCGGACTACGGATGTAGTAGGAACTCtgctttgaaaaaaaaagttccaTTAATATAGTGTCAAGATTTGAAGCTAATTGGTAACTGCAGCTGGTCCACatagttttttttctctgCAGTTAAGAAATGTGAAATGAGCAGAAGTGCAGATGAACCTACCCATTGCAGTAGcaggctttttttttttggtaactAGTAGAAGGCATTTTAATGAACCTtttcacaagaaaaataagaagatgAGTGAAATATCTAATAGCCTTCATTTAATCTCAACCCTTGAATTTATGGTAACAGTAGGTGACGCTGACCAATTTAACATATTTACAACTATATAATTATACCACCGACTTTCAGCAGAGAATGGTGTGTTTCTCGTTCTACTTATCTATGTGGATGACATATTGATCACTGGCTATAGTCCTTCTCATCTCTCAACTTATCTCAGATTTGAGCAAGTTTTCTCCATGAAAAACCTCGGCAAAATACATTACTTTCTTGGCATTTAAGCAACATCTGATGGTTCCTCCCTTTATCTCACACAAAAGAAGTACATTCTTGATCTTCTCACTCGAACCAAAATGCTCGATGCTAATCCCTGTGCCACTCCTTCAGCTAAAGGTCAGAAATTGAGTCTTCATTCTGGTGATAAGTTGACTGATCCCACAGATAATCGCAGTGTTGTTGGTGCACTTCAATATCCCACACTCACTAGACCAGATATTTCTTACTTGGTGAATTAAGTGTGTAAGTTCATGCATGCTCCTACAACTACAACTACGCATTGTAATGTGGAATCAGTATAAAACACGGGCCTCCAACGATTATTCAACAGACACCAGAAACAAAGAGCAAGAAACTCATTAAAACAAGGCAAATCCATGCCACAAATAAACTAATTATATTCATAAAACATAAGCTCCCTTACAACGattacaatacatatatatagggttTACAATAATTAGAGAATAAGTAGATCTAAGCTAAATGGAAAGCTATTATCCTAAATAATTGTAGAATGATTCCCTAAAACTACCTTAACAATGAAATatcaaatattatatatttataattaaataacataaattttcCATATATGCTCATGCATCACATTGGATTACAGTCAAACGCATATTGCTTTATCTCAAATTCTCAGTTGATTATGGCTTAAAATATTAACCTGGTTCACTTTATATTAGTGCTTATTCTGATGCGGACTATGATGGAGATATGGACAATCGTCAGTCCATTGGAGGTTATTTTGTTTACCCTGGTCCTAATCTTATTTCCTAGAGTTCTAAAACTCACATAACTGTGTCGAGATAAAGTGTCGAGGCTGAATATCAACAGCTTGCTTTCACTGTAGTTGAACTTTCCTGGTTTCGTTCTATGTTTCGTGATCTtagtatatttttttattcgcCTACCATTTGGTGTGGCAACATGTCTTCTATTGACATTACTTCTAATCTGGTTTTTCATACTCGCACCAAGCATGTCGAAGTTGATTATCATTATGTTTGAGAAAAGGTTGTTCGTAAAGAGTTGCGAGTTAAGTTTGTATCTATCATGGACCAAATTGCTGACATCTTCACTAAAGGATTGTCCTCCACATGCTTCCATTTCCTTGTCAACAAGCTTTTTGTTCTTCCTCGCCCACTCAGCTTCATGTTCTTCCTCGCTCACTCAGCTTGCAGGTGGAGTGATAAACCGAGTGTAACTAACGATAAGGAAGCAGTAGAAGCCAGCGCCAACACTTCTCCTACAGTAAAACCTCGTTAAATTAATAACCTCgctaatataatattttttatcagTCTCGACTCGGGGCTAACGTGCTAATTTAATAATTCGTTAAATTTGTAAGataatataaatttgaaaatttatacaaaccccatcaaatatataaattaataatgacataatttatataataaattttacatttatgaggattttattgaagaattttgttgatttaattataatcaaataaaataatacaatacatcaaacaacataatattttgaacaacgGTATTATCCGCGATAAATCAAATAATGTGGTGCatgaataaagaaaaaaattcttcgaaaaagtgaaagaaaatatttattataccttgataaattaataagttgttaattaatcgataaatttatagattattaatttatcgatattAATATctcgctaaaataataaattttgttAGTCCCGCGcgtattaatttatagaggttttacTGTAGTTTAGATAGAAAAATCTAACGTGTATCTTATCTTTAACCatctctcctttttttttaaaggatgtAACCAACACTCCTTATCTCCTAGATCTTTGATTAGTTGTGTATCTGTTAGTCGATAGTTAGCTATTGTAACCCTAGCATATCGATTGTATACCTCTAACTCATATAAATACAACACTGGTGAGGCTATGAATTCAAGCAATCACATTTAGTAAACTGTATTTTATCAAGATGAAGATATACATATTGGCCTCCATAAAGGTGATGAAGAATCAAATGATTGGAGAACAAGTCGTTGCAACAGAGGGGAGTAAAGACACAATGATGATGTTTCctagttggactaggaaaccttTACGGCATGATTTAATTACCATGGAGGTAGTTTATCAACTTGATTATTTAAGGgtagattagtatatatttggaaggttttttttcaaatatattttttgttaaagGGTGATAGAAAGTGATATAGAAAAGGTGTGTTGTTAAATGGATGTATTCCATATTTATTTGGGATTTACCTTTTCTATTTAGAGATAATTTTAGAAGGTTGTTAAGAGAGATTATCTAGCCTTATCAAGAAGTTTAGGGTGAAGGGATTTCGGTGTATATATGTTCAGTTACATGACAGCATGAAGAGGTGGTGAATACATAGAGAAGAAATtcacgaaaaagaaaaacttagTGCTAAGAGATATGAGTGACTTCATTGAAGATCTTTGTGTCATCGACAATTTGAGTGAAGTCGAACATCAAAGTGACTACAACGATCTAAGTGAGGTTGTATCACaacttgattgtgactatcaagtgagaagtattttacttttaagAACTATATTATCATAGATTAAGGTGTAATATTTGAAATATGAATTGTTCAATATAAAAGTGAAATTCTTCCAAATTTTCTTTATACTATTACTCGTTCTTGTTCTGTTTTGTATTTTCACAAGAGTTCAAGACTAGCTCTTTTAGCTTTACAAGGAGCAGCCCTGTACCCTGTGTTTGTCAGGAGGCCcagatgaaaaataaaaaaaatattattaactaattaaataaaattcaagACCCTCACATTCATGATACAATGTAATTTTGCATTTGCATAccaaatttatttttgaagAGTCAAATATCATATTAGATTTACAAATAtggaatttgtttttttgaaGAGGGCCATTGCGGCTGTCCTAAGCACATACAAGGAGGGAACATAGAGCATAAACCCCAACTTACAATAAATAATGTATCTTAACATGCACTAGTTAGCAAAGAGTGCATcattggttttgttttgacATAGTGGTGATACAACTAAAAGATTACTGTACTAATAGCGCATACAGTACTAAGGACAAGCATCATGACAAATAGTGCAACTTTCCAATCGTATTGCCGCACATAAACATATCCGGCAACCTTCTGTTTCATCCTGCCACTAGACAGTTACCACCATTTGACAAAGTAAGAAACTCACAACCTACCTAAAGCAGACCAAGCACATAAGGTGCTGACACGGGAATGATACCAACCTCTTCTTATTAAAagcaaaaaataattaaaatctaGAACAATAAGAtaccagaaaataaaaaacataacTTCCCTAAATGAGCTAATTTCCTTAGCCTAGGCCGAGCCCAAAAGAAAGGCCCAAACCCAATCCTAGGGTGGAGGAGAACCATAGCCAACAAAGCAAACCTAGCCCAATTCCATCATGGTCAACGCCCATGAATCCTCAACCTTCCACCTTCGCCGAACTGCTGACACAACCTAGGAATCCCTGTCGCACCATGGAGAAACGCCTTCGTAGGTTGGATGCAAGCTAGGAGAGAGTTTTTAACGAGGACGTTATAATGAGGACTTTGAAATGAATTGTTggataaatattttaaaattcaaCCAATATTATCAAATTTTAATGTGTAAGTTATCAATCCAACCGTATATTTAAAAGTGCTTACCACATATCCTCGTTAGAAGTAAACTAAGTAacacggacactcgtgtccgtattggacacgattcgatacgtagacacggcatatagaaatctttttggacacggacacgtggtggacacgttaattaaatattatttttaatatatatatttatttaaaaattattttataaatttgaaagtatttagaattttaaatgtatatatatgtcaaagtgtgtattaaaatgatgaaaacataacttgttagaatggctaaggacttgataagtactttggataaccaaggtttgaatcccaccacaaacattcttatttttatcacgggtttctctccttatatatatattaaagtgtgcataaatataacaaaaactaaatCTGTTAGAATGgctgaggagttgttgagtgcaTTGAATGTTCTCACCacaagcactttcacttttattatgagttggtacGTGTCCGATTCGGATACTCACGTGTCCGGTCCGTGTCTAAAATCAATTCACGTAATACGGTGTCATGAGCACGTGTCAGTGCTACCTAGGAAGTAAAGCTTAGTGTCACGAGCTGCACAAATGGTTGTGCCATCGTGACACTTCTTAGGCGCTATGCCGAAGATAGGGTGTCGAGCGACAAGCATGCATGCTGTTTGCAGGGTGATTGGCTGTCTAGTGGCATGTCCAGGTGGCAGTTTCGTAATTAAGACAAACTTCTAGGTTCGAGGCACTTAGGCTCGGAATTTGGGAAAAGTCTGAACACGGAAAATGTCCGGGACGTCGAAAAGAGTTGAATACACTTGACGGCATGTTTTTATGAGcttgtatgaattaattatggaagttgcccctcctcggatatTTAATGTTTCCTCCTGCAAagtccagttttctccaatatgctctataagGGGGGTACCTGGTGTCTGACTCTCCACCACCCTCGGTGCTGGCCTTATGGGGCACTAAGCGAGTCACTCCTGGGGGACCTTGGGGAACCTAGGAGCCGGGCGGATGTCACCAAAGAGTGGTGGCATGCGTTTCCATGAGTCAGGAAGTCTCATGGACAGTATTGGCCGGTAGGCCGATATTGCGGGTCCATGCGGGTGGCGAGGTTCGTACGTGGGCGATCCTTATGCCATCGGCATGGGCGAACTTGTGGGATGAAGGAAGATGTGTCGGAACCCCGTGGTGCGCAATGGCCATGGAGTAAAGCGACGTGGCATAGGTTAGGGGTTCGACCTTGCCCAAAAGAAAGAGTTGCCAGCAAGCACGGAAGGGCGACACCGTGCTAGAAGGAAGGAAGCCTATAGTGGGCAGATGCGGGCAAGTGGCCTATGAAAGATATGCTGGCAAGACGGATACGATGTCGGAGGATATGTGGGAGGTGAGCCGTGGAGGCGAGCCTCGCCCAACAAAGTTAACACCCTGGAGGCCGAGTTGCCCATATGATTATCCCCATGGGTGAAGTGTGGACAAAGGATGCCTATATGCCGAGTGAGCACGATGATGGATGCTCAGGAGGCAAGTAACGTACGTAAGCTTCCAAGGGACGGTCAGATAAAAGGAAGTGATGACCATCAATGTCCCGACCTACTGTCATGCCGCTTGCTACGAGGTGCAAGGTGCACGCTTGTTAGTAAGGGTTGGCATGGAAGCTTATCGGTTGGGCGAGTGTCATGGGAGCACCATGACACGAGGAAGCAATCGGTAAGGGGTTGACATTGAAGCCTATCGGTTGGGCGAGTGTTGTGGGAGTACCATGACACAAGGAAGCGATCGGTAAGCGGATGGCATGGAAGCCTATCGGTTGGGTGAGTGGCATGGGAGTACCATGACACGAGGAAGCGATCGATAAGTCACAAGTTGTGAGACTCATGTGTGAGTGGCTTTCGTTGGTGGAACCTCACAAGCAAGGAATGTAAGAGAGAAAGATCGGAATGACACGGGAGGCGCAcaagtaagaaaagaaagttggCATCAAGAATGGATGTTGAGTTAGGCTGGCCTTGGTTAAGAGTAACCTTGGCGCCGCACGGGTCATATTCCGCTGCGTAGTAAGTCGGcccgtgacagttggtatcagagcctggATGGTCGATGCGTGGTGAATGACCTTCCAGGGTTGAACATTTACTTGATTGAAAGGGATACCAATTGGACAGCGACGAAGATGGATGTGACTGGCTTGATTGTTGGGTGCGGTTGCATTGTCCATGCAAGCCTTTGAAGTTATGAAATGGCCGAGATCAGGACAAGAGTAGCCGAGAGCAGGCAAAGAGTGGCCGAGAGCAGGCCAAGAATCGAGTGGAGAAACGAGCAAGCTAGAACAAAGGAAGGAAAGGCAAGTGCCTTGTATGAATGTGTTGACACTTGTGGGGGACTAGGTGAATTGTCCAAGGAAGAGTCAAAGGAGCATATCCATCAGACCTTCTCCTTGAGATCGTAAGCAGCCAAGAGTAGGCCCACTTCTCAAGGGGAGTCATGAGTTGTTACATCCTCGAGACTGTAAGCAGTTGAGAGTAGGCCCATTTCTCGCAGGATCCTTGAGATCGTAAGCCGCCAAGAGAGAGCGCATTTCCAAGGAAGCTTTTAGCAGCGCTCCTTCGATGGTCGAGTTCATGAAGCCAGAAAGTTAACACGAGTTGTCGGCGTTAAAGCCAAGAGAGGGCAAACAAGAGATTGTAGATGAGGGTTCTAGCAAGCTCCTATATGACCAAGTTGGGTCAATTGAGTGAGACAATAGGCCAAATGGGGCCAAGCAAGAAAGGACTCGAGAGTATGAGTCAACAGATATCAAGAGGCCGCGATGGCCAAGTTTGAGAAAAGCGATGATGGCTAAGTTGAATTTAATAAAAGCGGGCAGTGCTGattgtcaaattgaatgaGTGATGGATGAATGTCGCAATGGGTGACCTTACCTAGGTGTGCACTTGAGAAAACACACACTCAATGTCAGAGGGCGAGCGTTATGTCTTATGGGGGACACGTCTTATGGGGGACGAGCTCGTGCAACGTCTTATGGGGGACGCACTTCTGCCTAAGTTGTGGGAGTATCAGGTGCTCATTTGAGAGTGAAGTCTGGGAAGACAAAGTTGATGGCACTATCCGTATCAAGCTTTAAGAGAGTGAAGCAAGAGGAAAATGGGGGAGAACCCCAAGCAAGAGGAAAAGTGGGGGAGAACCCCAAGTGCTACGAGAGGAGTAGCGAATTTGAAGCAAACCCTACCAGGCAAGAGGCCAAGAGGGTAGAGTGATGAAACATGGCAGACTAGCCAACATGAGGCAACTGTGAGAGTGCTGGGTCGTCATGccacataagagttatgagATAGTAGGAAGACTTCCAAGAGGGCAACTGTGAGCGTGCCGGATGTCTTGCCTTGATGATGGTGGAATGTCCCAGGTGTGGACAAGTGAAGAGTGAAGCAAAGCCGGGGATGCTATGAAGAAAGCCGGCATAATCAGTGAGAATGAGAAAGGCGGACGAGGGTGGATGATAAACTCTAGATGGCTtatgcaaaagagaaaatgtTGAAGGTTGTCTTTGGCCAAGTTCACAGATGGGCGCAAGTAGGCGGTGAAGACATTGTCATTTGCCAAGTTCACGAATGGATGCGAGAAGGTTGTGACCAAGGGGTGTCAGCTGCCAAGTTCATGAGTGGGCGCGAGAAGGTTGTGACAAGTCATGCTAGCCAAGTTCATAGGTGGGCGCGAGAAGGTCGTCACGATATGTGATTCCAAGGTTGGAAGGACAACAATAATTGAAAGAAGTATGATATTGAGCAAGCCTATAGAGCCAGTGAGAAGCAGACAAGAGTTGCACGTCAATGAAGAGCATTGACATTAAgtgggggaggatgtcacGCGCTGCACTCAAGGTTAGTGCAAGCGTCTGTCAATGAAgggcattgacattgtaagTGGGGGAGGGTGTCACGAGCTGCACAAATGGTTGTGCCATCGTGACACTTCTTAGGCGCTATGCCGAAGATAGGGTGTCGAGCGACAAGCATGCATGCTGTTTGCAGGGTGATTGGCTGTCTAGTGGCATGTCCAGGTGGTAGTTTCGTAATTAAGACGAACTTCTAGGTTCGAGGCACTTAGGCTCGGAATTTTGGAAAAGTCTGAACACGGAAAATGTCCGGGACGTCGAAAAGAGTTGAATACACTTGACGGCATATTTTTATGAGcttgtatgaattaattatggaagttgcccctcctcggatatttgatgtttcctcctgcaaagtccagttttctccaatatgctctataagGGGGGTACCTGGTGTCTGACTCTCCACCACCCTCGGTGCCGGCCTTATGGGGCACTAAGCTTGTCACTCCTGGGGGACCTTGGGGAACCTAGGAGCCGGGCGGATGTCACCAAAGAGTGGTGGCATGCGTTTCCATGAGTCAGGAAGTCTCATGGACAGTATTGGCCGGTAGGCCGATATTGCGGGTCCATGCGGGTGGCGAGGTTCGTACGTGGGCGATCCTTATGCCATCAGCATGGGCGAACTTGTGGGCTGAAGGAAGATGTGTCGGAACCCCGTGGTGCGCAATGACCACGGAGTAAAGCGACGTGGGCATAGGTTAGGAGTTCGACCTTGCCCAAAAGAAAGAGTTGCCAGCAAGCACGGAAGGGCGACACCGTGCTAGAATGAAGGAAGCCTATAGTGGGCAGATGCGGGCAAGTGGCCTATGAAAGATATGCTGGCAAGACGGATACGATGTCGGAGGATATGTGGGAGGTGAGCCGTGGAGGCGAGCCTCGCCCAACAAAGTTAACACCTTGGGGGCCGAGTTGCCCATATGATTATCCCCATGGGTGAAGTGTGGACAAAAGATGCCTATATGCCGAGTGAGCACGATGATGGATGCTCAAGAGGCAAGTAACGTGCGTAAGCTTCCAAGGGACGGTCAGATAAAAGGAAGCGAGGACCATCAATGTCCCGACCTACTGTCATGCCGCTTGCTACGAGGTGCAAGGTGCACGCTTGTTAGTAAGGGTTGGCATGGAAGCTTATCGGTTGGGCGAGTGTCATGGGAGCACCATGACACGAGGAAGCAATCGGTAAGGGGTTGACATTGAAGCCTATCGGTTGGGCGAGTGTCGTGGGAGTACCATGACACAAGGAAGCGATCGGTAAGCGGATGACATGGAAGCCTATCGGTTGGGCGAGTGGCATGGGAGTACCATGACACGAGGAAGCGATCGATAAGTCACAAGTTGTGAGACTCATGTGTGAGTGGCTTTCGTTGGTGGAACCTCACAAGCAAGGAATGTAAGAAAGAAAGATCGGAATGACACGGGAGGCGCAcaagtaagaaaagaaagttggCATCAAGAATGGATGTTGAGTTAGGCTGACATTGGTTAAGAGTAACCTTGGCGCCGCACGGGTCATATTCCGCTGCGTAGTAAGTCAGCCCATGACACTTAGCATACTGATAGATAGACAACTTAGGCTCGGTATCGAAAAAGAAAACTGTTTACTGAAACATCCGAATCAAAACTTGAAAGTTGAGCCAGTCCCGATGACAGCGTCAGCGATGGTGTTGGACCCCAAAACCTCGCCGGAGCCACCCGCCTCCTTCTACTCCACAAGATCGGACCCTAAATCCACCGACCAGCCCCAATCCTCCGACGAGGACGACCTCTACAGCCGCCTCAAGTCCCTGCAGCGCCAGCTGGAGTTCATCGACATCCAAGAGGAGTACGTCAAAGACGAGCAGAAGAATCTGAAGCGGGAGCTCCTCCGCGCCCAGGAGGAGGTCAAGAGGATCCAGTCGGTGCCTCTGGTCATCGGCCAGTTCATGGAGATGGTTGATCAGAACAACGGCATCGTCGGCTCCACTACTGGCTCCAATTACTACGTTAGGATTCTCAGTACTATTAATCGTGAGCATCTCAAGCCCTCCGCCTCCGTCGCCTTGCACCGCCACTCCACGCCCTTGTTGATGTTCTGCCGCCCGAGGCCGACTCCAGTATCTCGCTTCTCAGCCAGTCTGAGAAGCCTGACGTCACCTATAACGTAAGCCGCTTTCCGGTTTTGATGTGTTCCCtctatgtttttgttttacgGAAAGAATTGATTGAGATTGAGTTTTGCTTACTGATTATGTAAAGCGTTAGGGGTGGTTATTCTTGGATAGTTGATTGAGTTTTGGCCAAAACTGTGTGCCCGTATGTGAGGGCTTGGATAGTTGAATTGTCAGTGTAGCGAGCGTTGTAGTCTGTGAATGTGGTGAAAAGGTTTGATTTTTAGGGTACCTAATCTAATTCTGTGCACTTGAAACAATGAAAGTGTTAATGGGAATGAACAGAATGTTTTGGGGATTTTTGGATTTCAGGAATTTAGCACTTTTGGAGAAGAGTTCAATGTATGCACTTTTAGCGGTAGCGGTAGTTGAGTCTTGCTCTGAAGTACCTTTTTCTGTCAACTGTCTGTGCTTGCTCAATTTTATGGTCGACTCCACGGGTGGAGATTTAGACATGTTCAAACAGGATTACATCTTGGAGTGTTTAAACAAATTCTAATTATGGGTCCTTCTAGCTTCAGGATTTTTTAATAAGTTTGTGAGTTAGTACGACAAGCATATGATGGAACCTATCTGATTGTTATCAAGCTTTTAACTTGGGCAATTTTCTGTTCTTTTAAAAATCTTGTGCTACCGGAGTCCAACTGAAGGGCTACTGTAAGGCTTTAAAAATATGATATTGTTCTTCCGCTTAGGGTTTGTTTACCAATCTCTATA
This genomic interval carries:
- the LOC126801870 gene encoding pentatricopeptide repeat-containing protein At2g13600-like, giving the protein MIAMYSRNGSFDDARDLLANMTEPNLVSYNTLVSGLARHGYHKESISLFQRMQQDCDCLFLDQFTFASIVGTCGSLSALAMLRQVHGVAIAIGLEMNIVACNSLVNAYGKCGKPDTSYSVFRQMLERDVVSWTSMITSYARASRMDDAFWVFNGMPSKNTVSWTALISGFVQSRRGNDALDLFQKMLEERYQPSTVTYVSILSACADLALNGRVDMYSKCGDIKSGKTLFEMVDEKDVVSWNSLITGFAQNGLGKESLLVFKRMVEENIKPTCVTFLLVLSACSHTGLVSEGLQILHLMEQGYGIKPRSSHYAIVIDLLGRKNKLKEAMELIERAPNKSDHIGMWGALLAACRVHGNLALAKRAGEALFELDPNNGARYVMLSNIYAAAGGWTDAHRVRRLMEERGLKKGSAYSLIELRNARHEFVVKDKVQCQTGEMNDMIGKLADHMKDVGNLPYLYSHLSEDNGYSFQ